A single region of the Kwoniella botswanensis chromosome 1, complete sequence genome encodes:
- a CDS encoding chorismate mutase has product MNFTSGAEVSELLSLDHIRNQLIRLEDTIIFLLIERAQFAYNKKIYQPGAFKDELNFDGSWLEWFLFEIESFHAKARRYTSPDEHAFTPLEKLPQPIIKPQSLPSLLHQPAAKHPSVNVNSRILEFYIQHIVPGITSSTRLAQGKEVLEDDGNYGSAATRDVEVLQALSRRIHFGMFVSESKFLEAPHDFIPHILNPNPEALAGLITKPAVEAKLLIRLANKARVYGCEMDADGKVIEVPDEEMAARGKIDLATIVSMYKNWVIPLTKDVEVDYLLHRLDGVPQSQIDEWMKR; this is encoded by the exons ATGAACTTCACCTCGGGCGCAGAAGTATCGGAGCTCCTGTCTCTCGATCATATAAGGAATCAGCTCATCCGACTCGAGGACACCATTATATTCT TGCTCATTGAAAGAGCTCAATTCGCATACAACAAAAAGATCTATCAACCTGGTGCTTTCAAAGATGAGCTGAACTTCGATGGAAGCTGGCTCGAATGGTTCCTTTTCGAGATTGAGTCTTTTCATG CAAAGGCCAGGCGGTACACTAG TCCCGACGAACATGCTTTCACCCCACTTGAGAAACTCCCTCAGCCCATAATCAAACCCCAATCCCTCCCATCGCTACTTCACCAACCAGCTGCAAAGCACCCATctgtcaatgtcaattcGCGGATTCTCGAATTCTACATCCAGCATATCGTTCCAGGTATAACTTCCAGCACTCGGCTAGCTCAAGGTAAAGAAGTGCTAGAAGACGATGGGAATTATGGTAGTGCCGCTACGAGGGATGTCGAAGTGCTTCAAGCGTTAAGTCGGAGGATCCATTTCG GTATGTTTGTCTCCGAGAGCAAGTTTCTCGAAGCTCCTCACGATTTTATACCTCACAttctcaatcccaatccagAGGCTTTAGCCGGTCTGATCACGAAGCCCGCCGTGGAAGCCAAGCTGTTGATACGGCTTGCGAATAAAGCTAGGGTGTACGGCTGTGAGATGGATGCGGATGGTAAAGTGATAGAGGTACCTGATGAGGAGATGGCTGCTAGGGGGAAGATTGATCTAGCTACGATTGTAAGCATGTACAAGAATTGGGTTATCCCTCTGACCAAGGATgtagag GTTGATTATCTCCTACATCGATTGGACGGTGTACCACAATCTCAAATcgatgaatggatgaaacGGTAG
- a CDS encoding mannose-6-phosphate isomerase, translating into MSPAVFKLSPGVQSYDWGKKGSASLAAQFGKTCVEGFQIDEDKTYAELWMGTHPTLPSKLTSDSSLLSEHIKSNSALVGDKVINKFQDSKEGNLPFMFKVLSIGTALSIQAHPDKKLAKRLFDERPNVYKDPNHKPEMAIALTPFLAFLNFLPLPNLLLNLLVVPELKPIISSKLIESLASSVGLPTNPPFDVSTYRQTPCSPTDENKQILKQIFDALMSADTDTVTTAVRALIERYKKGEKIEEAEKSVVDLALMLNDQYPDDVGVLCVFFLNVVELKKGEAAFLEANSPHAYIKGDIIECMATSDNVVRAGLTPKLRDVPTLVEMLTYESGPGDQQLLQPTTFGSQDQATKLYDPPIEEFSVLRVELPSGGKTSHRKIEGPSIAVVTQGSGSIVNGDDKVEFERGNVIFIGANEEVTWEATKDLEVFRAYVEA; encoded by the exons ATGTCACCAGCAGTCTTCAAGCTATCACCAGGGGTACAGTCATATGACTGGGGCAAGAAGGGTTCCGCTTCTTTGGCGGCTCAGTTTGGAAAGACTTGCGTCGAGGGCTTTCAGATTGATGAGGACAAGACATATGCCGAG CTATGGATGGGTACTCACCCCACTCTCCCCTCCAAGCTCACCTCCGACTCATCCCTGTTATCCGAACACATCAAATCAAACTCAGCACTAGTAGGAGACAAAGTCATCAACAAGTTCCAGGATTCGAAAGAAGGCAACCTACCTTTTATGTTCAAGGTGTTGAGTATTGGAACTGCTCTCAGTATCCAGGCTCATCCTGATAAGAAGCTGGCGAAGAGGTTGTTTGATGAGAGGCCAAATGTCTACAAGG ATCCCAACCACAAACCAGAAATGGCCATCGCTCTCACTCCATTCCTAGCATTCCTTAACTTCCTGCCACTACCCAATCTCCTGCTCAACCTGCTCGTCGTACCCGAACTTAAACCCATCATATCCTCTAAACTGATCGAGTCACTCGCATCTTCTGTTGGTTTACCTACCAATCCACCGTTCGACGTGTCGACATATCGACAAACACCTTGCTCGCCCACAGATGAGAACAAGCAGATCCTTAAACAGATCTTCGATGCTCTCATGTCTGCCGACACAGATACTGTAACCACCGCTGTACGTGCATTGATAGAACGATATAAGAAGGGCGAGAAGATTGAGGAAGCGGAAAAGAGCGTGGTGGACTTGGctttgatgttgaatgacCAGTATCCTGACGATGTTGGAGTGTTATGTGTTTTCTTCCTGAATGTTGTGGAACTGAAGAAGGGGGAGGCGGCTTTCCTGGAAGCTAATTCTCCTCATGCTTACATCAAGGGAG ACATCATCGAATGTATGGCCACGTCCGACAACGTCGTTCGAGCAGGTCTCACACCGAAACTACGTGATGTACCCACTTTGGTCGAAATGTTGACCTACGAATCTGGACCAGGTGATCAACAATTACTTCAACCTACAACCTTTGGTTCTCAGGATCAAGCTACCAAACTGTATGATCCGCCGATCGAAGAATTCTCGGTGTTACGTGTAGAACTCCCTTCAGGAGGCAAGACCTCGCATAGAAAGATTGAAGGACCGTCCATCGCTGTTGTCACTCAGGGTAGTGGGTCGATCGTCAACGGTGATGACAAGGTAGAATTCGAAAGGGGTAATGTTATCTTTATTGGTGCGAATGAAGAAGTCACTTGGGAAGCTACAAAGGATTTAGAGGTTTTCAGAGCTTACGTAGAAGCGTAG
- a CDS encoding phosphomevalonate kinase, which translates to MATSKTTTVSSPGKVLLAGGYLVLDREYSGMVVATSSRFYSTVTSLPKSTSLNKVILSVRAGQFPKESSTWTYSVSIQIDKLVINQINEDEVGKNKFISIALFQTLSLACERIATESSSKGLDAAHELLRRITNDGKSDGLDIVVLADNDFYSQREQLSALSLPTQIHSLSSLQPFTPLPRPIPQTNKTGLGSSAALVTSLVASLLSHLNIVTLPSSSPQSDSNHDLQLVHSLAQFAHCLAQGKVGSGFDVSSAVFGTHIYTRFSPSVLSPLMDRPLDSITLSSSTLLPVLEPSQWDQSTTAFRLPKGLRLILADVDAGTDTPSFVGKVLTWRKENPEVAKKLWDDLDRANRQIERLLTELVAREGERDYEETVSWMAERHIEDHKENPTAVLLYEIRLTLFPLLRNHYSDHPHLNFANQIAFQIIRDFQRKMSELSGVPIEPPEQTRLLDACSELEGVIGGGVPGAGGYDALFLLIVDTPSVVSRVDKLWSGWKEMSVCPLLAKQSDGGLKVEELDAVKGLKEALSR; encoded by the exons ATGGCGACATCCAAGACGACAACAGTATCATCACCCGGCAAGGTACTCCTGGCAGGTGGGTACCTCGTGTTGGACAGGGAGTACTCGGGAATGGTCGTAGCAACCTCGTCACGCTTTTATTCGACCGTAACCTCACTCCCTAAATCAACATCTCTAAACAAAGTCATTCTTTCGGTCAGAGCTGGACAGTTTCCCAAGGAGTCGTCGACGTGGACATATTCGGTCAGCATCCAGATTGACAAACTGGtgatcaatcaaatcaatgaagatgaagtcgGTAAAAACAAATTCATATCCATCGCACTGTTCCAGACTCTCTCTTTAGCTTGCGAGAGAATAGCAACCGAGTCCAGCTCGAAAGGACTAGATGCTGCGCATGAGCTGCTCAGGCGGATCACCAATGATGGTAAATCGGATGGTTTGGATATTGTAGTACTGGCCGACAATGATTTCTATTCCCAACGggaacag CTCTCAGCACTGTCATTACCAACACAGATACATTCTTTATCATCGCTGCAACCGTTCACCCCTTTACCTCGACCTATACCGCAGACCAATAAAACAGGTTTAGGATCATCCGCTGCACTCGTAACATCCCTCGTCGCATCTCTTCTATCACACCTCAACATAGTCACGCTACcgtcttcatctcctcaatCCGATTCCAACCATGATCTTCAGCTCGTCCACTCCCTAGCTCAATTCGCACATTGTTTGGCACAAGGAAAAGTAGGATCTGGATTTGATGTATCATCGGCTGTGTTTGGaactcatatatatacacgaTTCTCTCCATCCGTTCTCTCGCCGTTAATGGATCGACCACTAGACTCGATAacgttatcatcatctacacttCTACCTGTGTTGGAGCCTTCCCAATGGGATCAGAGCACCACTGCGTTCAGATTACCAAAGGGCTTAAGGTTAATTTTGGCGGACGTGGACGCTGGTACAGATACTCCCTCTTTCGTTGGTAAGGTGTTGACATGGCGTAAAGAGAATCCAGAAGTAGCGAAGAAGCTGTGGGATGATCTGGATAGAGCGAATAGGCAGATAGAAAGATTGTTGACAGAGCTCGTTGCTAGAGAAGGCGAACGTGATTACGAAGAGACCGTTAGCTGGATGGCAGAGAGGCATATCGAAGAT CACAAGGAAAACCCCACAGCGGTTCTGTTGTATGAAATCAGGTTGACTCTCTTC CCCCTACTCCGTAATCACTACTctgatcatccacatctaaATTTCGCTAACCAAATCGCCTTCCAGATCATTAGAGATTTCCAGCGTAAAATGTCAGAGCTTTCTGGTGTACCCATTGAGCCACCTGAACAAACTAGATTATTGGATGCTTGCTCAGAATTGGAAGGTGTCATCGGAGGTGGTGTGCCAGGTG CCGGTGGTTATGATgctctcttccttctaaTCGTCGACACACCCTCGGTCGTCTCGCGCGTCGATAAGCTTTGGTCGGggtggaaggagatgagcGTATGTCCCTTGTTGGCCAAGCAGAGTGATGGGGGTCTCAAGGTGGAAGAGTTGGATGCTGTGAAAGGTCTGAAAGAGGCTTTGAGTCGATGA